A single region of the Elusimicrobiota bacterium genome encodes:
- the purN gene encoding phosphoribosylglycinamide formyltransferase produces MLPGHKHDLAPSNPEFRLGVCCSGQGTNFQRLAEACRSGEIPGARITCLITDRLCGALDRAKGLAIPAFTLEPKQFPNTDEWTNAMTERLRHCGVHVVCLAGFLRKIGPGMLAAYPSRILNIHPALLPRFGGPGMYGRRVHEAVINAGETQTGVTIHIVDKEYDHGPVLWQERISVASGETPQRLETKIHELEHRVYPKALAEYLNKLRQNGFPASV; encoded by the coding sequence TTGCTCCCGGGCCACAAACACGATTTAGCGCCATCAAACCCCGAATTTCGTTTAGGCGTTTGTTGCTCCGGGCAAGGCACGAATTTCCAGCGCTTGGCCGAGGCCTGCCGCTCGGGAGAAATCCCCGGCGCGCGGATCACGTGCCTGATCACGGATCGATTGTGCGGGGCTCTCGACCGCGCCAAAGGTCTCGCGATCCCGGCCTTCACTCTGGAGCCCAAACAATTTCCAAATACCGATGAATGGACGAACGCCATGACCGAGCGCCTCAGGCATTGCGGCGTTCATGTGGTGTGTTTGGCCGGATTTTTAAGAAAAATAGGGCCGGGGATGCTGGCCGCTTACCCCTCGCGTATTTTGAATATTCACCCCGCGCTTCTGCCGCGTTTCGGCGGACCGGGCATGTACGGGCGCCGGGTGCATGAAGCCGTGATCAACGCCGGTGAAACACAAACAGGGGTGACGATTCATATCGTGGACAAGGAGTACGATCACGGCCCCGTCCTCTGGCAGGAGCGCATCAGCGTCGCCAGCGGCGAAACCCCCCAACGGCTCGAAACGAAAATCCATGAATTGGAGCATCGCGTCTACCCCAAGGCCTTGGCCGAATACCTGAACAAACTGCGCCAAAACGGATTCCCCGCGTCCGTATGA
- a CDS encoding citrate synthase, translated as MPQSAEIRFNGKTATVPLIKGTEGELGLDITRLRDETGLITLDPAFANTGACTSAVTFIDGEKGILRYRGIPIEELAEKSSFIETAYLLIYGRLPNKTELDTFTTLIVRHTMLHEDMKNFFSNYALTAHPMAILSAMVCSLSSYYPESLNPKGQDGLDLTIARLIAKVPTIAAYSYKKSIGQPFVYPQNHLSYAADFIHMMFAVPAEPYTADPVVERALNVLLILHADHEQNCSTSTVRLVGSSHANLFASIAAGVCALWGRLHGGANAEVMEMLELIRQDGGGVKKYIAQVKDKKTKIRLMGFGHRVYKNYDPRAKIIKSVCRELLEKLNIDNALLDIARELEEAALSDPYFIERKLYPNVDFYSGIIYHAMGIPTNMFTVMFALGRLPGWIAHWREMRDDPEMKIGRPRQIYTGPTLTTYIPLGKRK; from the coding sequence ATGCCTCAATCAGCTGAAATTCGTTTCAACGGAAAAACGGCCACAGTGCCCCTCATTAAAGGCACGGAGGGAGAATTGGGCCTGGATATCACCCGCCTAAGGGATGAAACCGGATTAATCACCTTGGACCCGGCGTTCGCCAACACCGGCGCCTGCACCAGCGCCGTCACTTTTATCGACGGCGAGAAAGGCATCCTGCGCTACCGGGGCATCCCCATCGAAGAATTGGCGGAAAAATCAAGCTTTATTGAAACCGCCTACCTGCTGATTTACGGCCGGCTGCCCAATAAAACAGAACTGGACACGTTCACCACGCTGATCGTCCGCCACACCATGCTTCACGAAGACATGAAAAACTTTTTTTCCAATTACGCCCTAACCGCGCACCCCATGGCCATTTTATCCGCGATGGTCTGCTCGCTGTCGTCCTACTACCCGGAATCACTGAACCCCAAGGGCCAAGACGGCCTGGACTTGACCATCGCGCGCCTGATCGCCAAAGTGCCCACCATCGCCGCTTATTCGTATAAAAAATCCATCGGCCAGCCTTTCGTTTACCCGCAAAATCACCTCTCGTACGCCGCTGATTTTATTCACATGATGTTTGCCGTGCCCGCGGAACCGTATACGGCCGATCCGGTAGTGGAACGGGCGCTCAACGTGCTGCTCATCCTTCACGCGGACCACGAACAAAACTGCTCGACCTCCACGGTCCGGCTGGTGGGCTCATCACACGCCAATTTATTCGCTTCCATCGCCGCCGGCGTGTGCGCGCTCTGGGGCCGGCTTCATGGCGGCGCCAACGCGGAAGTCATGGAGATGCTCGAGCTCATCCGCCAGGACGGCGGCGGCGTCAAAAAATACATCGCCCAGGTCAAAGACAAAAAAACAAAAATCCGCTTGATGGGCTTCGGCCACCGGGTGTATAAAAATTACGACCCTCGCGCCAAAATCATCAAATCCGTCTGCCGGGAACTCTTGGAAAAACTCAACATCGACAACGCGCTCTTGGACATCGCCCGCGAACTCGAAGAGGCCGCGTTAAGCGACCCTTATTTCATCGAACGCAAGCTTTACCCGAACGTCGATTTCTATTCGGGCATCATTTACCATGCCATGGGCATTCCGACCAATATGTTCACCGTCATGTTCGCCTTGGGGCGCCTGCCCGGGTGGATCGCCCATTGGAGGGAAATGCGCGATGACCCGGAAATGAAAATCGGGCGGCCCCGGCAAATTTACACCGGGCCAACGCTCACAACCTATATCCCCCTGGGCAAGCGCAAATAA
- a CDS encoding DoxX family protein, translated as MIGRKIFNTERLESLGPYAFFPLRLTLAAIFFAHGSQKLFGWFDGAGFAQTMINFKEHLGFPSVLALSAMLAEFVGSLMLLVGLGTRIAAFFLAVVMLVAMLKVHWPWGFFLNWFSFSGRGHGIEYPLALLGACLSLVAGGAGKPSLDHLLCRNKRGERKT; from the coding sequence ATGATAGGCAGAAAAATATTCAATACGGAACGCCTTGAATCTCTCGGCCCATACGCTTTTTTCCCCCTTCGCTTGACCCTGGCCGCTATTTTTTTCGCCCACGGAAGCCAAAAACTATTCGGCTGGTTCGACGGCGCCGGGTTCGCCCAAACCATGATTAATTTCAAGGAACATCTCGGCTTTCCTTCGGTGTTGGCGTTGTCGGCCATGCTGGCTGAATTTGTCGGTTCCTTGATGCTTCTTGTGGGCCTGGGGACCAGGATTGCGGCCTTCTTCTTAGCCGTCGTCATGCTGGTGGCCATGCTGAAAGTGCATTGGCCTTGGGGTTTTTTTCTGAATTGGTTCAGCTTCTCCGGCCGGGGCCACGGCATTGAATATCCACTGGCGCTGCTGGGGGCCTGCCTAAGCTTGGTTGCCGGCGGCGCCGGGAAACCCTCGCTCGATCATCTATTATGCCGGAACAAACGGGGAGAGCGCAAAACATAG
- a CDS encoding LysM peptidoglycan-binding domain-containing protein, whose protein sequence is MFSSTTNGGLYLMSRLTFIIILLLFTIVGYVAYLAKLALEESKKSRHQFQELAVRLAEESNKEAALTMDPIFLEFTRKKQAALEKQSLEKVDNPESYRAALSLMTEARLRLAEAQPSPREASQAMLYLLGAEHLLEPSPHGVRVQTGASLKTYKVGRGETLWGISKKLYQTPWRWHDIWKVNSAKIPVYKKMPAGTVLKLPG, encoded by the coding sequence ATGTTCAGCTCAACAACGAACGGCGGTTTATATTTAATGAGCCGGCTGACGTTCATCATTATTCTTCTTCTTTTTACCATCGTTGGGTATGTCGCTTATCTGGCCAAGCTGGCCCTTGAGGAAAGCAAGAAGAGCCGCCATCAATTTCAGGAATTAGCCGTGCGTTTGGCCGAAGAATCGAACAAAGAGGCGGCGCTGACCATGGATCCGATTTTTTTGGAATTTACCAGAAAAAAGCAGGCGGCGCTGGAGAAACAAAGCCTGGAAAAAGTGGACAATCCCGAGTCCTATCGCGCCGCCCTTTCGTTGATGACCGAGGCGCGTCTTCGTCTGGCCGAAGCCCAGCCGTCCCCGCGCGAAGCGTCCCAGGCCATGCTTTATTTGCTCGGCGCCGAACATTTGCTGGAGCCCTCCCCGCACGGCGTCCGAGTTCAAACCGGAGCTTCGCTGAAAACATACAAAGTGGGGCGCGGGGAGACGCTCTGGGGTATTTCGAAAAAGCTTTATCAAACCCCCTGGCGATGGCATGATATTTGGAAAGTCAATTCGGCGAAAATTCCCGTCTATAAAAAAATGCCGGCCGGCACTGTTTTGAAGCTTCCCGGCTGA
- a CDS encoding septation protein SpoVG family protein, translating to MEISDVRVYLRNENKLKAFVTITLGKVLVVHNMKVIQGQKGLILCMPSRKGPDGKFRDVVHPITNEFRRELENKVFATYEEEVKKLSQGIHPKDNNDNTKEAPQDSHEHQVT from the coding sequence ATGGAAATCAGCGATGTGCGTGTTTATCTGCGCAATGAAAACAAGCTTAAAGCTTTTGTGACCATCACGCTGGGGAAGGTTCTCGTGGTGCATAACATGAAAGTGATTCAGGGCCAGAAAGGGTTGATCCTGTGCATGCCCAGCCGCAAGGGCCCCGACGGAAAATTTCGCGACGTGGTGCACCCCATCACGAATGAATTCCGCCGTGAATTAGAAAACAAGGTTTTCGCCACTTATGAAGAAGAAGTCAAAAAGCTATCCCAGGGCATTCACCCTAAGGACAATAACGACAATACCAAGGAAGCGCCCCAGGATAGCCACGAACACCAGGTAACGTGA
- the glmU gene encoding bifunctional UDP-N-acetylglucosamine diphosphorylase/glucosamine-1-phosphate N-acetyltransferase GlmU encodes MRNCHVVVLAAGEGTRMVSRTSKVLHPLGGRPILSYVLDTVFHLKPKKVIVVVGQDQRVQAAVLEEHAKSKGLTFVRQTKPLGTAHAMASCRKELADAAGVLVLAGDVPLLSRDTLEELLAFHGREHNQATVLSARLANPAGYGRVVRGPTNVFLKIAEEKDANLRELQIHEVNSGVYAFEKEPLMAALAQVRPLNAKKEYYLTDTIGILRAQGHRVAAWMAPSGEEILGINTRVDLARAESVLQRWTLEALMIEGVTIPVPQSVYIEPGVRIGEDTVIMPGTILKGKTVIGKNCVLGPQLYVENCTLGSNVKAVYSVAREVTMADFVTVGPYAHLRPGTHLAERVKVGNFTEIKESTIGEDSKVPHLAYIGDAEIGPRCNIGAGTITCNYDGVRKNKTVIEGDTFVGSNVNLIAPLKIGKNALVAAGSTITRDVPSNTLAIARSFQIHKRRNHSDN; translated from the coding sequence ATGAGAAATTGTCATGTCGTCGTTCTGGCGGCGGGCGAAGGCACCCGCATGGTTTCCCGGACGTCCAAAGTGCTGCACCCCTTGGGCGGGCGCCCTATCCTCTCCTATGTTTTGGACACGGTTTTTCATTTAAAACCCAAGAAAGTGATCGTCGTGGTAGGACAGGATCAGCGTGTTCAGGCCGCGGTGCTCGAAGAGCATGCCAAATCAAAAGGGTTGACCTTCGTCCGGCAAACGAAACCCCTGGGCACGGCTCATGCCATGGCCTCTTGCCGGAAAGAGTTGGCGGATGCCGCCGGCGTCTTGGTTTTAGCTGGAGACGTGCCGTTGTTGTCCCGGGACACGCTTGAGGAGCTGTTGGCTTTCCATGGGCGCGAGCATAATCAGGCGACGGTTCTTTCGGCGCGCCTGGCCAATCCCGCCGGTTATGGCCGGGTCGTGCGCGGACCCACCAACGTTTTTTTGAAAATCGCTGAAGAAAAAGACGCTAATTTGCGGGAACTTCAAATTCACGAGGTCAATTCCGGGGTTTATGCTTTTGAAAAAGAGCCGCTGATGGCGGCCTTGGCCCAGGTCCGGCCTTTGAACGCCAAGAAGGAGTATTACTTGACCGACACGATCGGGATTCTGCGCGCTCAGGGCCATCGCGTAGCGGCTTGGATGGCGCCTTCCGGCGAAGAAATTTTAGGCATCAATACGCGCGTCGACTTGGCCCGGGCGGAGAGCGTTCTTCAGCGTTGGACGCTGGAAGCCTTGATGATCGAAGGAGTCACGATCCCGGTGCCGCAAAGCGTTTATATCGAGCCCGGCGTTCGCATCGGCGAAGACACGGTGATTATGCCCGGGACGATTTTGAAAGGCAAAACCGTGATCGGAAAAAATTGCGTTTTGGGCCCCCAGCTTTACGTCGAAAACTGCACGCTGGGCAGCAATGTCAAGGCCGTTTATTCGGTCGCCCGCGAGGTGACGATGGCGGATTTCGTCACGGTCGGGCCCTATGCGCATTTGCGGCCGGGCACGCATCTGGCCGAGCGCGTTAAAGTCGGCAATTTTACGGAGATCAAGGAGTCGACGATCGGCGAGGATTCCAAGGTGCCCCATCTGGCCTATATCGGCGATGCGGAGATCGGGCCGCGCTGCAATATCGGCGCCGGCACCATCACCTGCAATTATGACGGCGTTCGTAAAAACAAAACCGTGATCGAAGGCGATACTTTTGTCGGTTCCAACGTCAATTTGATCGCGCCGCTGAAAATCGGCAAAAATGCCTTGGTGGCGGCCGGATCAACCATCACCCGCGACGTCCCTTCGAACACCCTGGCCATCGCCAGAAGTTTTCAGATTCACAAACGCCGCAATCACAGCGATAATTAA
- a CDS encoding ribose-phosphate pyrophosphokinase, with translation MAVAERIRKAPEPKRAARPNKGDNLLLFSGTANPALAQEIGNYLGRSLGRISLSRFADGEVNVQIEENVRGKDCFVIQPTCRPPNENLVELLLILDTLHRASAGKITAVVPYFGYARADRKTAPRVPISAKLCANLIVAAGAMRVITIDLHAGQIQGFFDIPLDHLFATKVFLNYVKSRRLSNVVVVSPDVGGVERARAFAKRIDSAVAFVDKRRPVPNQAHVFNVVGDVEGKTALVIDDIVDTAGTLSEVARALKRLGAAKVYVLATHGVLSGNAIANVEAVPIEELVITNSIPLTNAARNCRKIRVLSIAPLLGEAILRNHQGESISALFK, from the coding sequence ATGGCCGTGGCTGAACGCATCAGGAAAGCCCCGGAGCCCAAGCGCGCCGCAAGGCCGAACAAGGGCGATAATCTCCTTTTATTTTCCGGAACCGCCAACCCGGCACTCGCTCAAGAAATTGGAAATTACCTGGGCCGGAGTTTGGGCCGCATCAGTTTAAGCCGCTTCGCGGACGGCGAGGTTAATGTGCAGATCGAGGAAAACGTCCGAGGCAAGGATTGTTTCGTCATCCAGCCCACGTGCCGCCCTCCCAACGAAAATCTGGTTGAATTGTTGTTGATTTTGGATACGCTCCACCGGGCCTCAGCCGGAAAAATTACGGCGGTCGTCCCGTATTTCGGGTATGCCCGCGCCGACCGGAAAACAGCGCCCCGGGTGCCGATTTCAGCCAAACTTTGCGCCAATTTAATCGTGGCCGCCGGCGCCATGCGGGTCATCACCATCGACCTGCACGCCGGGCAAATTCAGGGGTTTTTCGACATCCCGCTTGATCACCTGTTCGCCACCAAGGTCTTTTTGAATTACGTCAAAAGCCGCCGCTTGTCCAACGTCGTGGTCGTTTCCCCTGATGTCGGCGGCGTGGAGCGGGCCAGGGCCTTCGCCAAACGCATCGATTCCGCGGTCGCTTTCGTGGACAAGCGCCGCCCCGTCCCCAATCAAGCCCATGTGTTCAACGTGGTCGGCGACGTGGAGGGGAAAACAGCGTTGGTGATCGATGATATCGTGGATACCGCGGGCACGCTCTCGGAAGTCGCCCGCGCCCTCAAACGCTTGGGGGCGGCCAAGGTTTATGTGCTGGCCACTCATGGGGTGCTTTCGGGCAATGCCATCGCTAATGTCGAGGCTGTGCCCATCGAAGAGCTGGTGATCACTAATTCGATTCCCTTGACCAATGCGGCCAGGAATTGCCGGAAAATCCGCGTGCTGTCCATCGCTCCTTTGCTGGGGGAGGCCATCCTGAGAAATCATCAGGGAGAATCGATCAGCGCCCTGTTCAAATAG
- a CDS encoding 50S ribosomal protein L25: MSSQEIALTATPRRKKTPQGEMKTHRKEGVIPAVVYGIKKEPKSLWVARRELEKALQQAHSGNVLFKLHLEEGEGTKPKKKAADTDGPGDTVLLKTMQRDVLSGVPIHADFLRVDIHKKVDVEIPVHVSGEASGVKNQGGILEHLLHKVKVRCLPTAIPEAVTVDVTPLEIGQGTLAGDLKLPEGVELLTDKSHVVLNVVAPTKVEELTAPAAAPAATEPEVITKGKKEEGAAEGAAAPAAAAKAAAPAKQEAAPKK, from the coding sequence ATGAGCAGCCAAGAAATTGCTTTGACAGCCACCCCGCGCCGTAAGAAAACTCCTCAGGGCGAGATGAAAACCCATCGCAAAGAGGGCGTGATCCCGGCCGTTGTTTACGGCATCAAAAAAGAGCCGAAAAGCCTATGGGTTGCCCGCCGGGAATTGGAAAAGGCGCTCCAGCAGGCGCACAGCGGGAACGTCCTGTTCAAGCTCCATCTGGAAGAAGGCGAGGGAACGAAGCCCAAAAAGAAAGCGGCCGACACCGATGGTCCGGGCGACACCGTTTTGTTGAAAACCATGCAGCGCGATGTCTTAAGCGGCGTGCCCATCCATGCGGATTTCCTGCGCGTCGATATCCATAAAAAAGTGGATGTCGAAATCCCCGTTCATGTCAGCGGAGAAGCCTCCGGCGTCAAGAATCAAGGCGGCATTCTGGAGCATTTGCTGCACAAAGTGAAAGTGCGTTGTTTGCCGACCGCGATCCCCGAGGCCGTGACCGTGGACGTGACCCCTCTGGAAATCGGCCAGGGAACGCTGGCCGGCGATTTAAAGCTTCCCGAGGGCGTTGAATTATTGACCGACAAAAGCCATGTCGTGTTGAATGTCGTGGCTCCGACCAAGGTTGAGGAATTAACGGCGCCGGCTGCGGCCCCGGCCGCAACCGAGCCCGAAGTCATCACCAAGGGCAAGAAAGAAGAGGGCGCAGCCGAAGGGGCCGCCGCGCCTGCGGCCGCTGCCAAAGCAGCCGCGCCCGCCAAGCAAGAAGCAGCTCCTAAAAAATAA
- a CDS encoding aminoacyl-tRNA hydrolase yields the protein MSTDFYFVGLGNPGPGYAPTRHNIGFLLVDRLLAAAADVEKTKPPVLAKLAECWKGQLDGRHVVFVKPTTFMNNSGDAVAALLKIFPMDISSQLILAYDELDLPAGSVRLRLKGSAGTHRGMESVIAAVGHGNFPRIRLGIGPKPAAAKAEDFVLAPFKREERDLAESALVKAEELFRAVLKHGWDLAVSKYQPAILGGPEQ from the coding sequence TTGTCCACCGATTTCTATTTTGTCGGCCTAGGAAATCCCGGTCCCGGCTATGCGCCGACGCGCCACAATATCGGCTTTTTATTGGTCGACAGACTATTGGCGGCCGCCGCCGATGTTGAGAAAACAAAACCCCCTGTTTTGGCTAAACTAGCCGAGTGCTGGAAGGGCCAATTGGACGGCCGTCATGTTGTATTCGTCAAACCCACGACTTTCATGAACAATTCCGGCGATGCCGTGGCCGCTCTGCTTAAAATTTTTCCGATGGATATTTCCAGCCAGCTCATTTTGGCCTATGATGAATTGGATTTGCCGGCAGGGTCGGTGCGCCTGCGCCTGAAGGGTTCGGCCGGGACGCATCGGGGCATGGAATCCGTCATTGCCGCGGTCGGCCACGGAAATTTTCCGCGCATCCGTCTGGGCATCGGTCCTAAGCCCGCTGCGGCAAAAGCCGAGGATTTTGTGTTGGCGCCGTTTAAGCGAGAGGAGCGGGATTTGGCCGAATCAGCCTTAGTCAAGGCCGAAGAGCTTTTCCGCGCTGTTTTAAAACATGGGTGGGACTTGGCCGTGAGCAAGTATCAGCCGGCGATCTTAGGAGGACCTGAGCAATGA
- a CDS encoding sodium:calcium antiporter, which produces MSRIFLFASLCLPQLIIKIIGLTTGWHWHDPFGATVLSGLAVISAATMLAWASELAEEDISQGLALAFVALVAVLPEYAVDLYFAWNAGRDLSYAPYAVANMTGANRMLIGVGWSAIAFIYYWRSGKKSFTVDRGQAPAIWALIVATTISFIIPMFGQIGIFAGLLLFAVFFLYIREAAQHDSEEKLAEPFIEGIIHRYSPQQRRVLYIGLFVYCALAILASAESFAEGLLALGKQWGIEEFLLVQWLAPLASEAPELLVALMFAWRLHPRAGLGTLISSKVNQWTLLVGMLPMAYALSYWWHGTVSDQAGPWAMPLDARQTEELFLTSAQSLFATIVFCNFNFSLSEAGMLFGLFIVQLFLPGTTVRLGFGVFYLALAIFWIVKDPSTRRNLKAVLLKREPEAEKVPL; this is translated from the coding sequence ATGAGCCGCATTTTTTTATTCGCTTCGTTGTGCCTGCCGCAGTTAATCATCAAAATCATCGGTTTGACGACCGGTTGGCATTGGCACGATCCTTTCGGCGCTACGGTTCTTTCGGGCCTGGCGGTGATATCTGCGGCCACCATGCTGGCTTGGGCCAGCGAATTGGCGGAGGAGGATATTTCTCAGGGCTTGGCCTTGGCCTTTGTGGCCTTGGTGGCTGTGTTGCCCGAATACGCCGTTGATCTTTATTTTGCCTGGAACGCGGGCCGGGATTTGTCGTATGCGCCTTATGCGGTGGCGAATATGACCGGCGCCAACAGAATGCTCATCGGCGTCGGGTGGAGTGCCATCGCTTTTATTTATTATTGGCGTTCCGGGAAAAAATCGTTCACCGTGGACAGGGGTCAGGCGCCCGCCATCTGGGCCCTGATCGTGGCCACGACCATTTCCTTCATCATCCCCATGTTCGGCCAGATCGGAATTTTTGCCGGGCTGCTTTTGTTCGCCGTTTTTTTCTTGTATATCCGGGAAGCCGCCCAGCACGATTCCGAAGAGAAATTGGCCGAGCCGTTCATCGAGGGAATCATCCATCGCTACAGTCCCCAACAGCGCCGGGTTCTCTATATCGGCCTGTTCGTTTATTGCGCGCTGGCCATTTTAGCTTCGGCGGAATCTTTTGCGGAGGGCTTGCTGGCGTTGGGCAAGCAATGGGGGATTGAAGAGTTTCTGCTGGTTCAATGGCTCGCTCCGTTGGCCTCCGAAGCCCCGGAGCTTCTGGTGGCCTTGATGTTTGCCTGGCGTCTGCACCCCAGGGCCGGCTTGGGCACATTGATCAGCTCTAAAGTCAATCAGTGGACCTTGTTGGTGGGCATGCTGCCCATGGCTTATGCCTTGTCTTATTGGTGGCATGGGACGGTCTCGGATCAAGCCGGGCCCTGGGCCATGCCGCTGGATGCGCGCCAGACCGAAGAACTGTTCCTGACTTCGGCTCAAAGCCTCTTCGCTACGATCGTGTTCTGCAATTTTAATTTTTCCCTCAGCGAAGCGGGGATGCTGTTCGGCTTGTTCATTGTTCAACTTTTTCTGCCCGGAACAACGGTGCGTCTGGGTTTCGGCGTTTTCTATTTAGCGCTGGCCATTTTTTGGATCGTTAAAGATCCTTCCACGCGCCGTAATTTAAAGGCGGTTTTGCTCAAGCGTGAGCCTGAGGCCGAGAAGGTTCCCCTCTGA
- a CDS encoding purine-nucleoside phosphorylase, translated as MIGVILGSGLGSVVDRLQTSDITPLNRVLGEELEGRVPPLGHHRRMIKAKYKNRDLLILQGRLHYYEGFPIHLVVEPVRYLKTLGVTTLILTFACGSLKRRFKTKDFVVLSDHIHLQSTNPLRGTTQFVDCTEVYDRELRAKLLGSAKRLKLRAFPGVYASTDGPSYETPAEVRAFAKLGADVVGMSVTAEALVARSLGLRVAGLGWVSNMASGLVPKHKLSHQEVLDYGRQIETPFSKLLLSFIESI; from the coding sequence ATGATCGGCGTTATTCTCGGCAGCGGTTTAGGCAGCGTCGTGGATCGCTTGCAAACCAGCGATATCACGCCGTTAAACCGCGTATTGGGGGAGGAACTCGAAGGCCGCGTGCCTCCGTTGGGCCATCACCGGCGCATGATCAAAGCCAAATACAAGAACCGGGACCTGCTCATCCTGCAAGGCCGGCTTCATTATTACGAAGGATTCCCCATACATTTAGTCGTGGAACCGGTGCGTTATTTGAAAACTTTGGGCGTGACGACCTTAATCCTCACGTTCGCCTGCGGCTCTTTAAAGCGCCGTTTCAAGACGAAAGATTTCGTCGTGCTGTCCGATCATATTCATCTGCAATCCACGAACCCGTTGAGGGGAACGACTCAATTCGTGGATTGCACCGAGGTTTATGACCGCGAATTGCGCGCCAAACTGTTGGGTTCGGCCAAGCGATTGAAACTGCGCGCGTTTCCCGGGGTGTACGCCTCAACCGACGGGCCCAGTTATGAAACCCCGGCCGAGGTTCGGGCGTTCGCGAAATTGGGCGCGGACGTTGTGGGCATGTCCGTGACCGCCGAGGCCCTGGTCGCGCGTTCGCTCGGCTTGCGCGTGGCCGGCTTAGGCTGGGTCAGCAATATGGCCAGCGGCCTTGTTCCCAAACACAAGCTTTCCCACCAGGAAGTGCTTGATTACGGCCGTCAAATCGAAACTCCTTTTTCCAAACTCCTCTTGTCCTTTATTGAAAGCATTTAG
- a CDS encoding thymidine phosphorylase, whose translation MKAFSVDYHELIAVKKNGRALTPDQIDAFACAVDRSAWTDDQIAAFLMAVRLKGMSHAEAVALTRSMARYSERLSFGAKYSAVDKHSTGGVGDGISLVLAPLAASLGLLVPMMSGRSLGLTGGTLDKLESIPGFQARLEARRIERQIERIGLAMFGQSPAMAGVDQKLYALRDAIGAVDAVGLIVSSIISKKLIEGLRALVFDVKFGRGAIFGSYAEARALAKALVKTAKDSGLKSAAVMSYMDEPLGRAVGNAPEILQAVDILKPGSSLQRDHFRGVEDYLEVTVELIHHMLRLTGGVRSKQDARDRVFESLRSGRAWAKFQDMLRAQGVSAEVSAGLEAHLPKPRVRIKATLGRGRGFIRFVDARLIARASLYLGVLRRRREDEVDHSAGIILLKKRGDRVRPGETVAVGLSRSANRQDCRMAAEYMRRAYVLSSSRPAAGRMIREVF comes from the coding sequence TTGAAAGCATTTAGCGTCGATTATCACGAATTGATTGCGGTCAAAAAAAACGGCCGCGCCTTAACTCCGGATCAAATCGACGCTTTCGCCTGCGCCGTTGATCGGAGCGCTTGGACGGATGATCAAATCGCGGCTTTCTTGATGGCCGTGCGCTTAAAAGGCATGAGTCACGCTGAAGCCGTGGCTTTGACCCGATCCATGGCCCGTTATTCCGAGCGATTATCGTTCGGCGCCAAATATTCGGCCGTGGATAAACATTCCACGGGCGGGGTGGGCGACGGCATCAGTCTGGTGTTGGCGCCTCTGGCCGCAAGCCTGGGTCTTCTCGTGCCCATGATGAGCGGCCGTTCTTTAGGATTGACGGGCGGCACGTTGGATAAACTCGAGTCCATCCCCGGTTTTCAGGCGCGTTTGGAGGCCCGGCGCATCGAGCGACAAATCGAGCGTATCGGGTTAGCCATGTTCGGTCAAAGCCCGGCCATGGCCGGCGTGGATCAAAAGCTTTACGCTTTGCGCGATGCCATCGGCGCCGTTGATGCCGTGGGGTTGATTGTGTCGAGCATTATTTCCAAAAAATTAATCGAGGGGTTGCGGGCCTTGGTTTTCGACGTCAAATTCGGACGCGGCGCGATTTTCGGCTCCTACGCCGAAGCCCGCGCCTTGGCTAAGGCCTTGGTTAAAACAGCCAAAGACTCCGGGCTGAAAAGCGCGGCGGTGATGAGCTATATGGATGAGCCGTTAGGCCGGGCCGTCGGCAATGCGCCGGAGATTCTGCAAGCCGTGGATATTTTAAAACCCGGATCATCGCTTCAACGGGATCATTTTCGCGGGGTGGAGGACTATCTGGAGGTGACCGTTGAACTGATCCATCATATGCTGCGCCTGACCGGGGGAGTCCGCAGCAAGCAAGACGCCAGAGACCGGGTGTTTGAATCGTTAAGATCGGGCCGCGCCTGGGCCAAATTCCAAGACATGCTCAGGGCGCAGGGGGTTTCCGCCGAGGTTTCCGCCGGGCTTGAAGCGCATTTGCCCAAACCCCGTGTCCGGATTAAGGCAACGTTGGGCCGCGGCCGAGGTTTTATCCGTTTTGTTGATGCGCGATTGATCGCCCGAGCCTCGCTTTATTTGGGCGTTTTGCGGCGGCGCCGTGAGGATGAGGTGGATCATTCAGCCGGCATTATTTTGTTGAAGAAACGCGGCGACCGGGTACGTCCGGGCGAAACCGTGGCGGTGGGCTTAAGCCGGAGCGCGAACCGGCAAGATTGTAGAATGGCCGCAGAGTATATGCGCCGGGCGTACGTATTGTCGTCGTCGCGTCCGGCCGCCGGACGCATGATCAGGGAGGTTTTTTAG